Part of the Sodalinema gerasimenkoae IPPAS B-353 genome is shown below.
CATAGTGAATCCTAACTAATGTCTAAAAAAGCTCGTTTCAATCTTGACAAAAAATATTAAATGTGATACGAACGCTTCAAGCACAACAGAATTGAAAAGTTCTTAATGTATTTTAACTCGTTCAGTCCCAGCTTTGAGAGGCAATTCCGGCAACTTTCTTAGAAACTCGGGTAGCATTCTGGGGAACTTGGTGGCATAGTATATACTTATGTTAACTTAATTAAAACCTTGCACCATTTTTCAAAGCAAGGAGGCTTGACGATATTATGACCATCGCTGTAAGTCGCGCACCAGAAAGAAGCTGGTTCGACGTACTCGACGACTGGCTCAAACGCGATCGCTTCGTGTTTGTTGGCTGGTCCGGTATTCTTCTGTTCCCCTGTGCCTACCTCGCCGTCGGCGGTTGGCTCACCGGAACCACCTTTGTCACATCCTGGTATACCCACGGTCTTGCATCTTCCTACCTCGAAGGTTGCAACTTCCTGACCGTTGCCGTGTCCACCCCCCCTGACAGCTTGGGTCACTCCCTGCTGTTCCTGTGGGGTCCCGAAGCCCAGTGGAACTTTGCCCGCTGGTGCCAACTCGGTGGACTTTGGACCTTTACCGCCCTCCACGGCGCCTTCGGACTGATTGGCTTCATGCTGCGTCAGTTTGAAATTGCCCGTCTGGTGGGATTGCGTCCTTACAACGCGATCGCCTTCAGCGGTCCCATCGCCGTGTTCGTGAGCGTGTTCCTTCTCTATCCCCTGGGACAATCGAGTTGGTTCTTCGCTCCTAGCTTCGGTGTGGCGGCCATTTTCCGTTTCATTCTCTTTTTCCAAGGGTTCCACAACTGGACCCTCAACCCCTTCCACATGATGGGCGTTGCCGGCATCCTCGGTGGGGCACTTCTGTGCGCCATTCACGGTGCAACTGTGGAAAACACCCTCTTCCAAGATGGTGAAGGTGCCAACACCTTCCGCGCCTTTGAACCCACCCAAGCCGAAGAAACCTACTCCATGGTGACCGCCAACCGGTTCTGGTCTCAGATTTTCGGGATTGCCTTCTCCAACAAACGCTGGTTACACTTCTTCATGCTCTTTGTTCCTGTGACGGGACTGTGGATGAGTGCCATCGGTGTTGTCGGACTTGGCTTAAACCTGCGGGCCTATGACTTCACCAGCCAAGAAATTCGCGCTGCTGAAGACCCCGAATTTGAAACCTTCTACACCAAGAATATCCTTCTCAATGAAGGGATTCGGGCTTGGATGGCTCCGACTGACCAACCCCACCAAAACTTTGAGTTCCCCGAGGAGGTTCTGCCTCGCGGTAACGCCCTGTAATTCTGAGTTACCTCAGTTTTATGGCTGTTGGGTTTGCTACTGTGGGGTTTAGCATCAGGTCATTGATGCCCCCCAGTCTTACCCCAACCTTTCCCACTTGCTTTGAGAGACATCTAGAGGGACTTGCGCTCAATAGATGTCTCGCCCGGACGCACGTTAGATTTAGAGGAGGTTAAACCTCGTGACAACATCGTTCAACACTGCCATGATCAGTGGCGGACGTGACCAACAATCATCAGGATTTGCCTGGTGGTCTGGGAACGCTCGCCTCATCGACCTGTCGGGTAAATTACTCGGCGCTCACGTTGCCCATGCTGGCTTGATTGTCTTCTGGGCTGGTGCGATGACCTTATTCGAGGTCGCTCACTTCGTTCCCGAAAAACCCATGTACGAGCAAGGTCTCATCTTGCTCCCCCACCTGGGAACCCTAGGCTGGGGCGTTGGCCCGGGTGGTGAAGTTATTGACACCTTCCCCTACTTTGTAATTGGTGTTCTTCACCTAATTTCGTCTGCTGTTCTCGGACTCGGTGGTATTTACCACGCCGTTCGCGGTCCCGAGCGCCTAGAAGAGTATTCCTCCTTCTTCGGCTACGACTGGAAGGACAAAAACCAAATGACCAACATTATCGGTTTCCACCTCATCCTTCTCGGATGCGGTGCGCTGCTGTTGGTTGCTAAGGCCATGTTCTTTGGCGGTGTCTATGATACCTGGGCACCCGGTGGCGGTGACGTTCGTGTCATCAACAACCCCACCCTTGACCCCTCGGTCATCTTCGGTTACCTCGTTAAAACACCCTTTGGTGGCGTGGGGTCCATCATCGGTGTGGACAACATGGAAGATATCATCGGCGGCCACATCTGGGTTGGCTTAATCTGCATCGCTGGTGGTGTTTGGCATATTCTCACCAAACCCTTTGGCTGGGCACGTCGTGCCTTCATCTGGTCTGGTGAAGCGTATCTCTCTTACAGTGTGGGTGCGCTGTCTCTGATGGCGTTCATCGCTTCGGCTTACGTGTGGTTTAACAACACTGCCTATCCGAGCGAGTTCTACGGTCCCACCAACGCTGAAGCCTCTCAGGCTCAATCCTTTGTCTTCTTGGCTCGTGACCAAAAACTCGGTGCCAACATTGGTTCAGCCCAAGGCCCGACTGGTCTGGGTAAATATCTGATGCGCTCTCCTACCGGTGAGATTATCTTCGGTGGTGAAACCATGCGCTTCTGGGACTTCCGTGGCCCCTGGCTGGAGCCTCTGCGTGGTCCGAATGGTCTTGACCTCAACAAACTCAAAAATGATATTCAGCCTTGGCAACTTCGCCGCGCGGCTGAGTACATGACTCACGCTCCCAACGGTTCCATCAACTCTGTGGGTGGAATTATTACCGAGCCGAACTCTGGGTTTAACTACGTTAACCCCCGTGCTTGGTTGGCGGCATCTCACTTCATTCTCGCCTTCTTCTTCCTGGTGGGTCACTTGTGGCACGCTGGACGCGCTCGCGCGGCGGCAGGTGGATTTGAATCGGGTCTTGACCGTGAAACTGAACCGGTTCTGAACCTGAATCCCCTCGACTAGAGGCGGCTGTTGGAGACTTAAGCTCTTACCCTTGGGTTTAAGGTTAAGCTTCAATCAGTTAGATGTTATGACGGTTCTGAGTGGCCCCTACCTAGTTGGGGGCCACTTTTTTTGTGGGGCTGGCCGAAGGTTTTGCAAATTTTAGGCCATGAGGATGTCAAACAGTCTGGTAGCCTAGTCATGGGGGTTTTTGTGGAGACGCGATCGCACGGAAGCCTCTTGTCAGACATGATGCAGAAAAAGGATAAAGGGATGGTAATGACGGACGACCGGAACTCGCCTCGGGACGCGCAGTTTGATCTGCATACCTATTTGGCGGAGGGGAAGACGTTAGTTGAAGCTGCGCTCGATTGCGCACTTCCGGTCATTTACCCGGAACGAATTTACGAGGCGATGCGCTATTCCCTCTTAGCCGGAGGCAAGCGTCTGCGCCCAATTTTGTGTTTAACCACCTGTGAACTGGTCGGTGGGACGCGGGAAATGGCCATGCCGACGGCTTGTGCCTTGGAGATGGTCCATACCATGTCCCTCATCCACGATGATCTCCCCTCGATGGATAATGATGATTATCGCCGTGGGAAACTCACGAATCACAAGGTATTTGGTGATGATGTGGCGATTCTGGCTGGGGATGGACTCCTGGCCTATGCCTTTGAGCATATCGCTGTGGAAACCCGAGATGTCCCCCCGGCCAATATCCTCAAGGTGGTGGCTCGTTTAGGCCGGGCCGTGGGTGCGGCTGGACTCGTTGGCGGACAAATTGTGGATTTAGAGTCGGAAGGGAAACCGGATATTTCCTTAGAAACCCTCCAGTTTATTCATACTCATAAAACAGCGGCTCTCCTAGAAGCCAGTGTTGTCTCTGGGGCGTTGTTGGCGGCGGCTTCGGCGACTGAGGTTGAGCATTTGTCTTGCTATGCCTATCAGATCGGTTTGGCATTTCAGATTGTGGACGATATCCTCGATGTAACGGCATCATCGGAGGTTTTAGGTAAGACGGCTGGCAAGGATGCTAAGGTGCAAAAGGCGACCTACCCGAGTTTATGGGGATTGGAAGAGTCGAAACGACAGGCAGAAATGGCGATCGCCAATGCTAAGTCAGCTCTACAATCCTTTGGTGATGCGGCTCGTCCCTTGGTGGAAATTGCTGAGTTTATTATCCGTCGCCAGTACTAAGGGAAGCTATGCAAAATTTGGCGCAGGTTTTCAATAATCACATTTTAGTGGTGGCACTCGCTGCCTGTTTTATTGCTCAGTTATCGAAGTTACTGCTCTATGCAGTGCAACATCGTCGTTTCAATGGACGGGTGTTGATTGAAACCGGGGGAATGCCCAGTTCTCATTCAGCCTTGGTGACGGCCCTGGCAACGGGGGTGGGACAGAGTTTGGGGTGGGATAGTCCTGATTTTGCTATTGCCGTGGTGTTTGCGGTGATTGTCATGTACGATGCGGCCGGAGTTCGCCAAGCGGCTGGGAAGCAGGCTCGGGTTCTCAATCAAATGATTGATGCCTTCTTTCGTGAGGAGATAGAATTTGACGAGGCTCGTCTTAAGGAACTCTTGGGACATACCCCATTTCAGGTCATTATTGGCTCTGTCCTCGGGGTGGCGGTGGCCTGTTTACTTCAGGGGGGCTAACAACGAAAAAGACCCAACCGGGGGGGTTGGGTCTGCAACTCTCATGGAAACAAAGGATTAATAATCCTGATTAGTGAAGAGGGTGGAATAGTAAATCGGGGAAAATGCGATTAAATTCAATCAAAATTCCCGCTGTAATAAACATCCAGGCGGCGGCCAAAACAGGAGCCGTTGACAGATATCTTTGTAGGTCTTTCATAAAGTCACTCCGTGGTTTTCAAAAAGGAACGTTAGCCGGGTCTAGCGGGGAGAGATGGGAACTTCATTCTCCTTGGCAAACATTTCTCCAGTGGTGATTTCTTTGAAGGCAGCTAGGGGCCAAGCAAAGCCAGAGAGGGAGAAACGAAGGGCGCGGGGAACGTCGATGATGATTTCTTTTTCTTCAGGGGATTTCTCGCCACGAATCGAAATGAGATAACTCCGACCTGCCCAGCCAATCCAGCCAGCAATGTAGAGAAATAGCACGCCAGGAATCAGAAATTCTCCGGCATGGCTCCAGCGACCATCCACGATTAGGTGGGGAAGGCCTTCTTCTCCGCAGAGAAGTTCGCGTCCATAGAGTTCAAAGCGTTGTTTGGCTTGCTCAGTCGTTGCGGCTTTGGCCCGGGCGATAAAGGCAGGACTCTCGTTACAGGGAGTCAGACCCGCCACGTCGGCAGAAGCGGTGGGAGCAAAGCTGAA
Proteins encoded:
- the psbD gene encoding photosystem II D2 protein (photosystem q(a) protein), producing MTIAVSRAPERSWFDVLDDWLKRDRFVFVGWSGILLFPCAYLAVGGWLTGTTFVTSWYTHGLASSYLEGCNFLTVAVSTPPDSLGHSLLFLWGPEAQWNFARWCQLGGLWTFTALHGAFGLIGFMLRQFEIARLVGLRPYNAIAFSGPIAVFVSVFLLYPLGQSSWFFAPSFGVAAIFRFILFFQGFHNWTLNPFHMMGVAGILGGALLCAIHGATVENTLFQDGEGANTFRAFEPTQAEETYSMVTANRFWSQIFGIAFSNKRWLHFFMLFVPVTGLWMSAIGVVGLGLNLRAYDFTSQEIRAAEDPEFETFYTKNILLNEGIRAWMAPTDQPHQNFEFPEEVLPRGNAL
- the psbC gene encoding photosystem II reaction center protein CP43; the protein is MISGGRDQQSSGFAWWSGNARLIDLSGKLLGAHVAHAGLIVFWAGAMTLFEVAHFVPEKPMYEQGLILLPHLGTLGWGVGPGGEVIDTFPYFVIGVLHLISSAVLGLGGIYHAVRGPERLEEYSSFFGYDWKDKNQMTNIIGFHLILLGCGALLLVAKAMFFGGVYDTWAPGGGDVRVINNPTLDPSVIFGYLVKTPFGGVGSIIGVDNMEDIIGGHIWVGLICIAGGVWHILTKPFGWARRAFIWSGEAYLSYSVGALSLMAFIASAYVWFNNTAYPSEFYGPTNAEASQAQSFVFLARDQKLGANIGSAQGPTGLGKYLMRSPTGEIIFGGETMRFWDFRGPWLEPLRGPNGLDLNKLKNDIQPWQLRRAAEYMTHAPNGSINSVGGIITEPNSGFNYVNPRAWLAASHFILAFFFLVGHLWHAGRARAAAGGFESGLDRETEPVLNLNPLD
- the crtE gene encoding geranylgeranyl diphosphate synthase CrtE produces the protein MVMTDDRNSPRDAQFDLHTYLAEGKTLVEAALDCALPVIYPERIYEAMRYSLLAGGKRLRPILCLTTCELVGGTREMAMPTACALEMVHTMSLIHDDLPSMDNDDYRRGKLTNHKVFGDDVAILAGDGLLAYAFEHIAVETRDVPPANILKVVARLGRAVGAAGLVGGQIVDLESEGKPDISLETLQFIHTHKTAALLEASVVSGALLAAASATEVEHLSCYAYQIGLAFQIVDDILDVTASSEVLGKTAGKDAKVQKATYPSLWGLEESKRQAEMAIANAKSALQSFGDAARPLVEIAEFIIRRQY
- a CDS encoding divergent PAP2 family protein; the encoded protein is MQNLAQVFNNHILVVALAACFIAQLSKLLLYAVQHRRFNGRVLIETGGMPSSHSALVTALATGVGQSLGWDSPDFAIAVVFAVIVMYDAAGVRQAAGKQARVLNQMIDAFFREEIEFDEARLKELLGHTPFQVIIGSVLGVAVACLLQGG
- the psaJ gene encoding photosystem I reaction center subunit IX — translated: MKDLQRYLSTAPVLAAAWMFITAGILIEFNRIFPDLLFHPLH
- a CDS encoding Photosystem I reaction center subunit III; the protein is MRRLLALVLTAVLWFSFAPTASADVAGLTPCNESPAFIARAKAATTEQAKQRFELYGRELLCGEEGLPHLIVDGRWSHAGEFLIPGVLFLYIAGWIGWAGRSYLISIRGEKSPEEKEIIIDVPRALRFSLSGFAWPLAAFKEITTGEMFAKENEVPISPR